One Campylobacter lari DNA segment encodes these proteins:
- a CDS encoding DNA-binding transcriptional response regulator, which yields MKVLIVENEFYLAQSIGSKLNSIGYDCDIIVNVNELAHHDYEVILLSTSMANFEHIIEIFKHKIIILLISYISSDTVLAPLKAGASDYIQKPFMIEELMRKIKHFQEFKKISILNHTYQSYLKHKFETAKLPTFDYKKFKLPLILKTNNQIFADHFVFNYTNEHNIANIYIDLSHQQNLDKIFKDNSLYYLVNFQTLKPLEKEKVLNLALKKAVIIHTSANIEHSDFQILELGEDEKSFESNGILTIDDYVKHIIISYQNVFPDTDLSKKLGISRKSLWEKRKKYGITKKK from the coding sequence ATGAAAGTTTTAATAGTAGAAAATGAATTTTATTTAGCCCAAAGTATAGGCTCAAAGCTTAATTCTATAGGTTATGATTGTGATATTATCGTAAATGTTAATGAACTTGCTCATCATGATTATGAGGTTATTTTGCTTTCTACTAGCATGGCTAATTTTGAACATATTATAGAAATTTTTAAGCATAAAATCATTATTTTACTTATATCTTACATAAGCTCAGATACTGTTTTAGCACCATTAAAAGCTGGTGCGAGTGATTATATACAAAAGCCTTTCATGATAGAAGAATTAATGCGTAAAATAAAGCATTTTCAAGAATTTAAAAAAATAAGCATATTAAATCATACTTATCAATCTTATTTAAAACATAAATTTGAAACAGCAAAGCTACCAACTTTTGATTATAAAAAATTCAAATTGCCTTTGATTTTAAAAACTAATAATCAAATTTTTGCTGATCATTTTGTATTTAATTATACTAATGAGCACAATATCGCAAATATATACATAGATCTTTCACATCAACAAAATTTAGATAAGATTTTTAAGGATAATTCTTTATATTATTTAGTCAATTTTCAAACCTTAAAACCTTTGGAAAAAGAAAAGGTATTAAATCTTGCTTTAAAAAAAGCTGTTATTATACATACAAGTGCGAATATTGAACATAGTGATTTCCAAATTTTAGAGCTAGGCGAAGATGAAAAAAGCTTTGAAAGCAATGGAATTTTAACCATTGATGATTATGTTAAACACATTATCATTAGTTATCAAAACGTCTTTCCTGATACGGATTTATCTAAAAAGTTAGGAATTTCAAGAAAGTCTTTATGGGAAAAAAGGAAAAAATATGGCATTACAAAGAAAAAATAG
- a CDS encoding bifunctional 2-C-methyl-D-erythritol 4-phosphate cytidylyltransferase/2-C-methyl-D-erythritol 2,4-cyclodiphosphate synthase, translated as MLDISLIMLSAGESSRFNAPVKKQFLRLGEQPLWLYATKNLSSFYPFKQIIVTSGNISYMKKFAPEYKFVQGGATRAQSLLNALSMVESEYVLVSDVARVLISKNLFNNIIENHDKADCITPVLKVSDTTIYAQEAIDRDKIKLIQTPQLSRTSMLKKALEQSSNFTDDSTAIQAIGGKIWYVQGDELAKKITFKEDLKSLNLPKPSWDIFNGNGFDVHEFGEQRALLLGGVKVHESMGLKAHSDGDVLTHALIDALLGAAGLGDIGELFPDNDMQYKNADSMLLLQNAYTLVQNYGFELVNADITIIAQTPKMKDFKEAIAFNIAKTLKTTPNKINIKATTTEHLGFVGRKEGIAVLASVNLKYFDWMKL; from the coding sequence ATGTTAGATATTTCCTTGATAATGCTATCTGCGGGAGAATCATCAAGATTTAATGCTCCGGTAAAAAAGCAGTTTTTACGACTAGGCGAACAACCTTTATGGCTTTATGCTACTAAAAATTTAAGTTCTTTTTATCCTTTTAAACAAATAATTGTTACTTCTGGTAATATTTCTTATATGAAAAAATTTGCCCCTGAATATAAATTTGTTCAAGGTGGCGCAACTAGAGCACAATCTTTACTCAATGCTTTAAGCATGGTTGAGAGTGAATATGTTTTGGTTAGTGATGTTGCAAGAGTTTTGATTTCTAAAAATCTTTTTAATAACATCATAGAAAATCATGACAAAGCTGATTGTATTACACCTGTTTTAAAAGTAAGCGATACTACAATTTATGCTCAAGAAGCTATTGATAGAGATAAAATCAAACTCATACAAACCCCTCAACTTTCACGCACAAGTATGCTAAAAAAAGCTTTAGAGCAAAGCTCAAATTTCACCGATGATAGCACAGCCATACAAGCTATTGGTGGTAAAATTTGGTATGTACAAGGTGATGAGTTAGCTAAAAAAATTACCTTTAAAGAAGATTTAAAAAGCTTAAATTTACCAAAACCATCTTGGGATATTTTTAATGGAAATGGTTTTGATGTGCATGAATTTGGAGAGCAAAGAGCTTTGCTTTTAGGTGGGGTAAAAGTGCATGAAAGTATGGGTTTAAAAGCTCATTCTGATGGAGATGTATTAACTCATGCGCTAATTGATGCGCTTTTGGGCGCAGCAGGGCTTGGAGATATTGGCGAACTTTTCCCAGATAATGATATGCAGTATAAAAATGCTGATTCTATGCTTTTATTGCAAAATGCTTATACTTTGGTGCAAAATTATGGTTTTGAACTTGTAAATGCTGATATTACCATCATAGCTCAAACACCTAAAATGAAAGATTTTAAAGAAGCTATTGCTTTTAATATCGCTAAAACATTAAAAACCACACCAAATAAAATCAATATCAAAGCCACCACCACAGAACATCTAGGATTTGTAGGAAGAAAAGAAGGAATTGCGGTTTTAGCAAGTGTAAATTTAAAATATTTTGATTGGATGAAATTATGA
- a CDS encoding Mrp/NBP35 family ATP-binding protein has translation MKEKIEERLKQVIYPGFKKDIVSFGFVKKIESNENQAHIVVEIVSANAQIAQELRLNIVNALKDLNLELNLEIIQPKIPEEKSNSRSGKNIAPQIKNFLMISSGKGGVGKSTTTLNLAISLAKMGKRVGLLDADIYGPNIPRMLGESKSKPEIVGQKIRPILSHGVYMMSMGVLIEEGKGLMWRGSMIMKAIEQLLADVLWPELDVLLLDMPPGTGDAQITLAQSVPVSAGVCVSTPQVVSLDDSKRALDMFEKLHIPVAGIIENMSGFLCPDNGKEYDIFGKGTTEEMAKAYKCDVLAQIPIEMSVREGGDSGKPVSFYMPESVSSKRYLQAAEKIWEFIEKVNQEGKVDNSAIQPVMNGKSACS, from the coding sequence TTGAAGGAAAAAATTGAAGAAAGACTAAAACAAGTTATATATCCAGGTTTTAAAAAAGATATAGTTAGTTTTGGTTTTGTAAAAAAAATTGAATCAAATGAAAATCAAGCACATATTGTAGTTGAAATCGTTTCAGCTAATGCTCAAATCGCACAAGAGCTTAGACTAAACATCGTAAATGCTTTAAAAGATTTAAATTTAGAGCTTAATTTAGAAATCATTCAACCAAAAATTCCTGAAGAAAAAAGCAATTCAAGAAGTGGTAAAAATATCGCTCCACAAATTAAAAATTTCCTTATGATTTCAAGTGGTAAAGGTGGGGTAGGTAAAAGTACTACAACTTTAAATTTAGCGATTTCTTTGGCTAAAATGGGTAAAAGAGTAGGGCTTTTAGATGCAGATATTTATGGGCCAAATATACCAAGAATGCTTGGTGAGAGTAAAAGCAAGCCCGAGATTGTAGGTCAAAAAATTCGTCCTATTTTATCTCATGGAGTTTATATGATGAGTATGGGTGTGCTAATAGAAGAAGGTAAAGGTTTGATGTGGCGTGGTTCTATGATCATGAAGGCAATTGAGCAACTTTTAGCTGATGTGCTTTGGCCTGAGCTTGATGTATTATTGCTTGATATGCCTCCAGGAACCGGTGATGCGCAAATTACCTTAGCTCAAAGCGTGCCAGTGAGTGCAGGTGTGTGTGTAAGTACTCCTCAAGTAGTATCTTTAGATGATAGCAAAAGAGCGCTAGATATGTTTGAAAAATTACACATTCCTGTTGCAGGTATTATAGAAAATATGAGTGGCTTTTTATGTCCTGATAATGGCAAAGAATATGATATCTTTGGTAAAGGCACCACAGAAGAAATGGCAAAAGCTTATAAGTGTGATGTTTTAGCTCAAATTCCTATCGAAATGAGTGTAAGAGAAGGTGGAGATAGCGGTAAGCCTGTAAGTTTTTATATGCCTGAGAGTGTAAGTTCAAAAAGATATTTACAAGCTGCTGAAAAAATTTGGGAATTTATAGAAAAGGTTAATCAAGAAGGTAAAGTAGATAATTCAGCTATTCAACCTGTAATGAATGGCAAAAGTGCGTGCTCGTAA
- a CDS encoding 2,3,4,5-tetrahydropyridine-2-carboxylate N-succinyltransferase yields the protein MPIESKEEFLNLIKQIEQRINYKKPKAFAIARLDLSQVDPSKKLQANFGVINFEQNYAAAAVMFEAFFRRGVDVDFNESEFVATLIKEDLDFALECFAPFLQEQGHKNIEAIKAAKENFRENAFSFVCIFEDEAPKSLESVYLKLYLLSNKKVPLRSLNLTGAFGILPNVAWSDNKPIDLDFLRENEIDLKMSGRYPRIDYVDKFPRFLAHVIPEDNTRILESSKVRMGAVLAAGTTIMPGAAYVNFNAGTTGACMVEGRISSSAVVGEGSDVGGGASILGVLSGTSGNAISIGKACLLGANSVTGIPLGDNCIVDAGIAVLEGTKFALKNKEELQKINPDFKFDKDIYKGLELAGLNGLHFRQDSQSGVMIAAFNKKAVKLNEDLH from the coding sequence ATGCCAATAGAAAGTAAAGAAGAATTTTTAAATTTAATCAAGCAAATCGAACAAAGGATTAATTATAAAAAGCCTAAAGCTTTTGCTATAGCAAGACTTGATTTAAGTCAAGTTGATCCTAGTAAAAAACTTCAAGCTAATTTTGGTGTGATTAATTTTGAGCAAAATTATGCTGCTGCAGCTGTTATGTTTGAAGCTTTTTTTAGAAGAGGGGTTGATGTTGATTTTAATGAAAGTGAGTTTGTGGCTACTTTGATTAAAGAGGATTTGGATTTTGCGCTTGAATGCTTTGCGCCATTTTTACAAGAGCAAGGTCATAAAAATATAGAAGCAATCAAAGCAGCAAAGGAAAATTTTAGAGAAAATGCTTTTTCTTTTGTTTGTATTTTTGAAGATGAGGCACCAAAAAGTTTAGAAAGTGTGTATTTGAAACTTTATTTGCTTTCTAATAAAAAAGTACCTTTAAGAAGTTTAAATTTAACAGGTGCTTTTGGGATTTTACCAAATGTTGCATGGAGTGATAATAAGCCTATTGATTTAGACTTTTTAAGAGAAAATGAGATTGATTTAAAAATGAGTGGAAGATATCCAAGGATTGATTATGTAGATAAATTTCCAAGATTTTTAGCTCATGTTATTCCTGAGGATAATACTAGAATTTTAGAAAGTTCTAAAGTAAGAATGGGTGCGGTTTTAGCTGCAGGTACTACTATAATGCCAGGGGCTGCTTATGTGAATTTTAATGCAGGTACAACCGGTGCTTGTATGGTAGAAGGGCGTATTAGTTCTTCAGCCGTTGTGGGTGAAGGTAGCGATGTAGGAGGTGGTGCTTCTATACTTGGTGTTTTAAGTGGTACAAGTGGTAATGCTATTAGCATCGGTAAAGCTTGTCTTTTGGGTGCAAATTCGGTTACGGGAATTCCTTTAGGGGATAATTGTATCGTTGATGCAGGCATTGCTGTTTTAGAAGGGACTAAATTTGCTTTAAAAAATAAAGAAGAACTTCAAAAAATCAATCCTGATTTTAAATTTGATAAAGATATATACAAAGGTTTAGAGTTAGCAGGATTAAATGGCTTGCATTTTAGACAAGATTCTCAAAGTGGAGTGATGATAGCAGCTTTTAATAAAAAGGCTGTAAAACTTAATGAAGATTTGCATTAA
- a CDS encoding Mbeg1-like protein, which produces MFFDLQSFIALSQKTNLTSQEKLLLLKLHTHFEKNIDLLQKLYDYSLVAYCANVYLNQSLQKEGLQKHKAIIKALTNPFYKKEKIPVGGLNNAFLALKFVKNYEILEHINETHPQSKMGFRASFIYDKKRKNYILAFAGSDLNPLCFDFKDFYSDFLILLNKTPKGQIQSMQYFYNQLKQKYTIDKNLIIIGHSLGGYLAQTFARTFPSAAKEVYAFQAPGLNQNFQNHSYINFHINTTHNLNFKTYKWWNFNFVQKLYKKDSKEILLHIGSIKHHPSVCIYKLHELFKILNP; this is translated from the coding sequence ATGTTTTTTGACTTGCAAAGCTTTATTGCTTTAAGTCAAAAAACAAATTTAACTTCCCAAGAAAAACTACTCTTACTAAAACTTCATACTCATTTTGAAAAAAATATCGATTTATTGCAAAAATTATATGATTATAGTTTGGTAGCTTATTGTGCTAATGTATATTTAAATCAAAGCTTACAAAAAGAAGGTTTGCAAAAACACAAAGCCATTATAAAAGCTTTAACTAATCCTTTTTATAAAAAAGAAAAAATTCCCGTAGGTGGTTTAAACAATGCATTTTTAGCTTTAAAATTTGTAAAAAATTATGAAATACTTGAGCACATCAACGAAACACACCCTCAATCTAAAATGGGTTTTAGAGCTAGTTTTATTTATGATAAAAAAAGAAAAAATTATATTTTAGCCTTTGCAGGAAGTGATTTAAATCCTTTGTGTTTTGATTTTAAAGATTTTTATAGTGATTTTTTGATTTTACTTAACAAAACTCCAAAAGGCCAAATTCAATCCATGCAATATTTTTACAATCAACTCAAGCAAAAATACACCATTGATAAAAATCTCATCATCATAGGGCATTCTTTAGGAGGGTATCTAGCTCAAACTTTTGCAAGAACCTTTCCTAGCGCAGCAAAAGAAGTCTATGCCTTTCAAGCACCTGGTTTAAACCAAAACTTTCAAAATCATTCTTATATAAATTTTCATATAAATACCACCCATAATTTAAATTTCAAAACTTACAAATGGTGGAATTTTAATTTTGTGCAAAAACTTTATAAAAAAGATAGCAAAGAGATTTTACTACATATAGGAAGTATTAAACATCACCCTAGCGTGTGTATTTATAAGCTACATGAATTATTTAAAATTCTTAACCCATAA
- a CDS encoding Dps family protein — protein sequence MSVAKQLLQLQADAHHLWVKFHNYHWNVKGLQFFSIHEYTEKAYEEMAELFDDCAERVLQLGEKAITCQKVLMENAKSPKLENGKDCFTPVEVLEFIREDYKYLLAEFKKLNEEAEKASDTTTAAFAQENIAKYEKVLWMLNSTIQNTCSM from the coding sequence ATGTCAGTAGCAAAACAATTATTACAATTACAAGCAGATGCTCATCATTTATGGGTTAAATTTCATAATTATCATTGGAACGTAAAAGGTTTACAGTTTTTTTCAATTCATGAATATACAGAAAAAGCTTATGAAGAAATGGCAGAACTTTTTGATGATTGCGCCGAAAGAGTTTTACAACTTGGAGAAAAAGCTATTACTTGCCAAAAAGTTTTAATGGAAAATGCAAAAAGCCCAAAACTAGAAAATGGTAAAGATTGCTTTACTCCTGTAGAAGTTTTAGAATTTATTAGAGAAGATTATAAATATCTTTTAGCTGAATTTAAAAAATTAAATGAAGAAGCTGAAAAAGCAAGCGATACTACAACAGCAGCATTTGCTCAAGAAAATATCGCAAAATATGAAAAAGTTCTTTGGATGCTTAATTCAACTATCCAAAATACTTGCTCTATGTAA
- a CDS encoding glucose-6-phosphate isomerase produces MLNNTLFFKTQDFKKITAYANRMNDELESGDIGYYHLVDTSFDLIKESKEFIATKTHIENIVLVGMGGSSCGVKALKELLFDQVEEKKLFIIDNTSSHTFTQTMQKINPQKTLFIIASKSGTTIEVISLFKLIIAHFDFKNENLHKNFVFITDFESKLHKLGEELNIKCFFIPKNVGGRFSVLSAIGIVPLSFCGYDTKALLEGAKACYVDFFEKKCDQILQKAYHYCTHKSAHINVLFSYGDAFKGFNEWYIQLIAESLGKKQGFKRIGLTPIALIGARDQHSFLQLIMDGPKDKTVTFLKIKDSQKSPSIPNISFNHLQNCDFTNEVNLHNLLNAQCDATMHALIAENLSVDVIELEKLDAYHCGYLMYYYELFTSACGIMLGINTYDQPGVEVGKLILKNILSK; encoded by the coding sequence ATGCTAAATAATACTTTATTTTTTAAAACCCAAGATTTTAAAAAAATTACCGCTTATGCAAATAGAATGAATGATGAGTTAGAAAGTGGCGATATAGGGTATTATCACTTAGTAGATACAAGCTTTGATTTAATCAAAGAAAGCAAAGAATTTATCGCAACTAAAACTCATATAGAAAATATCGTTTTAGTGGGCATGGGTGGATCAAGTTGTGGGGTTAAAGCTTTAAAAGAGCTTTTATTTGATCAAGTAGAAGAAAAAAAACTTTTCATTATAGATAATACTTCCTCACATACTTTTACCCAAACTATGCAAAAAATAAATCCCCAAAAAACACTTTTCATCATAGCAAGTAAATCAGGCACAACTATCGAAGTGATTTCTTTATTTAAACTCATCATTGCTCATTTTGATTTTAAAAATGAAAATTTACACAAAAATTTTGTGTTTATTACTGATTTTGAGTCAAAACTTCACAAACTAGGAGAAGAATTAAATATAAAATGCTTTTTTATACCTAAAAATGTCGGTGGTAGATTTAGTGTTTTATCTGCTATTGGTATTGTTCCTTTGAGCTTTTGTGGCTATGATACTAAAGCCTTATTAGAAGGTGCAAAAGCTTGTTATGTAGATTTTTTTGAGAAAAAATGTGATCAAATTTTACAAAAGGCTTATCATTACTGCACACATAAAAGTGCGCATATTAATGTGCTTTTTTCTTATGGGGATGCTTTTAAAGGTTTTAATGAATGGTATATTCAACTAATTGCTGAAAGTCTAGGTAAAAAACAAGGCTTTAAACGCATAGGTTTAACTCCTATTGCTTTAATTGGTGCTAGAGATCAGCATAGCTTTTTACAACTTATCATGGATGGACCTAAAGATAAAACTGTTACTTTTTTAAAAATCAAAGATAGTCAAAAATCTCCTAGTATCCCAAATATAAGCTTTAATCATTTACAAAATTGTGATTTTACCAATGAAGTTAATTTACATAATCTTTTAAACGCGCAATGCGATGCAACCATGCATGCATTAATTGCTGAAAATTTAAGTGTTGATGTAATAGAACTTGAGAAATTAGATGCTTATCACTGTGGGTATTTGATGTATTATTATGAGTTATTTACTTCTGCATGTGGCATTATGCTTGGAATTAACACTTATGATCAACCTGGCGTAGAGGTGGGAAAATTAATACTCAAAAATATATTAAGTAAATAA
- the galU gene encoding UTP--glucose-1-phosphate uridylyltransferase GalU, which produces MLQTCIFPAAGYGTRFLPATKTLPKEMLPILTKPLIHYGVDEALEAGMETMGFVTGRGKRALEDYFDISYELEHQIAGTKKEYLLSEIRTLIDRCTFTFTRQNEMRGLGDAVLKAKPLVQDEAFGVILADDLCINEDGVNVLAQMVKIYEKYRCSVIAVMEVEADQVSNYGVIAGNAVEEDLIMVNSMVEKPDPKDAPSNLAIIGRYILTPDIFGILENTKAGKNGEIQLTDALLSQATNNMVLAYKFKGKRFDCGSVEGFVEATNYFYEKSKNAK; this is translated from the coding sequence ATGCTTCAAACTTGTATTTTTCCTGCAGCAGGTTATGGTACTAGATTTTTACCTGCTACAAAAACCCTACCTAAAGAAATGCTACCTATACTAACTAAGCCTTTAATTCATTATGGTGTGGATGAGGCTTTAGAAGCTGGTATGGAAACTATGGGCTTTGTTACGGGGCGTGGAAAAAGAGCTTTGGAGGATTATTTTGATATTTCTTATGAACTTGAACACCAAATCGCAGGTACTAAAAAAGAATATCTTTTAAGTGAAATAAGAACACTCATAGATCGTTGCACTTTTACTTTTACAAGACAAAATGAAATGAGAGGCTTAGGAGATGCAGTTTTAAAAGCAAAGCCTTTAGTGCAAGATGAAGCTTTTGGAGTGATTTTGGCAGATGATTTATGTATAAATGAAGATGGGGTAAATGTCTTAGCTCAAATGGTAAAAATTTATGAAAAATACCGCTGCTCTGTTATAGCTGTGATGGAAGTTGAAGCTGACCAAGTTTCAAACTATGGGGTTATAGCAGGAAATGCTGTGGAAGAGGATTTAATCATGGTAAATTCTATGGTGGAAAAACCTGATCCAAAAGATGCTCCAAGCAATCTAGCAATCATAGGAAGATACATTCTAACGCCTGATATTTTTGGTATTTTAGAAAATACTAAAGCAGGTAAAAATGGAGAAATTCAACTTACCGATGCCTTACTTTCACAAGCAACTAATAATATGGTTTTAGCTTATAAATTTAAAGGAAAAAGATTTGATTGTGGAAGCGTAGAAGGCTTTGTAGAAGCGACAAATTATTTTTATGAGAAAAGTAAAAATGCTAAATAA
- a CDS encoding IMPACT family protein, translating into MKTIDQIYQAKIEIKKSTFLSFLCPFEDFQNLMQKLRNEHLKAVHFVYAYRYLNEFDQIIEDKSDDGEPKGTSAMPCLNVLRGALLVNCAVIVVRYFGGIKLGTGGLVRAYSEATNEAILNATLLDFEAKNILILNIPFHLYARFEHFLNKNNISYEKKFQENVELILNVNAKEEEEFKKFAKEFEFSGLVWK; encoded by the coding sequence ATGAAAACCATTGATCAAATTTATCAAGCAAAAATAGAAATCAAAAAATCAACTTTTTTGTCTTTTTTATGTCCTTTTGAAGATTTTCAAAATTTAATGCAAAAGCTAAGAAATGAGCATTTAAAAGCCGTGCATTTTGTATATGCTTATAGGTATTTAAATGAATTTGATCAAATCATAGAAGATAAAAGCGATGATGGTGAACCAAAAGGAACTTCTGCAATGCCTTGTTTGAATGTTTTAAGAGGGGCTTTGCTTGTTAATTGCGCGGTGATTGTGGTGCGTTATTTTGGAGGGATTAAACTTGGTACAGGCGGTCTTGTAAGAGCTTATAGTGAAGCTACAAATGAAGCTATTTTAAATGCAACGCTTTTAGATTTTGAAGCTAAAAATATTTTAATTTTAAACATTCCTTTTCATCTTTATGCAAGATTTGAGCATTTTTTAAATAAAAATAACATTTCATATGAAAAAAAATTTCAAGAAAATGTTGAATTGATTTTAAACGTTAATGCTAAAGAAGAAGAGGAATTTAAAAAATTTGCAAAAGAGTTTGAATTTAGCGGACTTGTTTGGAAGTAA
- a CDS encoding ABC-F family ATP-binding cassette domain-containing protein, translating to MVEVKNLTMRFANQLLFEDVNLKLNRGERYGLIGANGAGKSTFLKILSGEIESSSGEICIDPNLKIAVLGQDQFAFENYTIKDAVMCANKRLYDALKEKEKLYMSEEFTDEINDRLSELEIITAEEDPNYDCELRCEKILSSLNIKDFNALMSTLQSADKFKVLLAQVLFLGADVLFLDEPTNNLDLEAISWLENELLRHEGTLVVISHDRHFLNKVCTRILDVDFKQIRDFAGNYDDWYMASTLLAKQAELKRDKTLKEREELENFIRRFSANASKAKQATSRAKALEKLELEEIKTSSRRDPSIVFRTNREIGNEVLELKGISKAYDKTLFENLELKLEKGDKIALIGANGVGKSTLAKIIASKLEPDSGHIHLGATIEMGYFSQDTTNLINEDLKLYEWLMSEKFKDLDEIRKCLGRMLFSGSDQEKMASSLSGGEKHRLMLSKLMLERGNFLLLDEPDNHLDLESIIALGEALYNFKGCVICISHDRELISAFANRIWFLEDGKLTDFKGSYDEFLGGLE from the coding sequence ATGGTAGAAGTAAAAAATCTCACTATGCGTTTTGCAAACCAACTTTTATTTGAAGATGTAAATTTAAAATTAAACCGTGGTGAAAGATATGGACTTATAGGCGCAAATGGCGCAGGAAAATCAACCTTTTTAAAAATTCTCTCAGGCGAAATAGAATCAAGCAGTGGAGAAATTTGTATAGATCCAAATTTAAAAATCGCTGTATTAGGACAAGATCAATTTGCTTTTGAAAACTACACTATCAAAGATGCGGTAATGTGTGCAAATAAAAGATTATATGATGCACTAAAAGAAAAAGAAAAACTTTATATGAGTGAAGAATTTACCGATGAAATCAATGATAGATTAAGCGAGCTTGAAATCATAACAGCAGAAGAAGATCCAAACTATGATTGTGAACTTAGATGTGAAAAAATTCTTAGTTCTTTAAATATTAAAGATTTTAATGCTCTTATGAGTACTTTGCAAAGTGCGGATAAATTTAAAGTTTTATTAGCACAAGTATTGTTTTTAGGTGCTGATGTATTATTTTTAGATGAGCCTACAAATAACCTTGACTTAGAAGCTATTTCTTGGCTTGAAAATGAACTTTTAAGACATGAGGGAACTTTAGTAGTAATTAGCCATGATAGACATTTTCTAAATAAAGTTTGTACAAGAATTTTAGATGTGGATTTTAAACAAATACGCGATTTTGCTGGAAATTATGATGATTGGTATATGGCTTCAACCTTACTTGCTAAGCAAGCTGAACTCAAACGCGATAAAACCTTAAAAGAAAGAGAAGAATTAGAAAATTTCATACGTCGTTTTAGCGCTAATGCTTCAAAAGCCAAACAAGCTACAAGTAGGGCTAAAGCTTTAGAAAAACTTGAACTTGAAGAGATTAAAACTTCAAGCAGGCGTGATCCTAGTATTGTTTTTAGAACAAATAGAGAAATAGGAAATGAAGTTTTAGAATTAAAAGGTATTAGCAAAGCTTATGATAAAACCTTATTTGAAAATTTAGAATTGAAATTAGAAAAAGGTGATAAAATAGCCTTAATCGGTGCAAATGGTGTTGGAAAAAGCACTTTAGCTAAAATTATCGCATCAAAATTAGAACCCGATAGTGGCCACATCCACCTTGGTGCTACCATAGAAATGGGATATTTTTCACAAGATACAACGAATTTAATTAATGAAGATTTGAAACTTTATGAATGGCTAATGAGTGAAAAATTCAAAGATTTGGATGAAATTCGCAAATGTCTTGGTAGAATGCTCTTTAGCGGAAGCGATCAAGAGAAAATGGCTTCTAGCTTAAGCGGGGGCGAAAAACACCGCTTAATGCTTTCAAAATTAATGTTAGAACGTGGAAATTTCTTACTTTTAGATGAACCGGATAATCATTTAGATCTTGAAAGTATCATTGCATTAGGTGAAGCCTTGTATAATTTCAAAGGTTGCGTGATATGCATAAGCCACGATAGAGAACTAATTAGTGCTTTTGCTAATCGTATATGGTTTTTAGAAGATGGGAAATTAACAGATTTTAAAGGAAGTTATGACGAGTTTTTAGGAGGTTTAGAATGA